One genomic region from Lepisosteus oculatus isolate fLepOcu1 chromosome 20, fLepOcu1.hap2, whole genome shotgun sequence encodes:
- the trappc2l gene encoding trafficking protein particle complex subunit 2-like protein produces the protein MAVCIAVIAKENYPLYIRSVPTEDELRFHYTVHTSLDVVEDKISSVSKALVDQRELYLGLLYPTEDYKVYGYVTNSKVKFVIVVDSSNTALRDNEIRSMFRKLHNSYTDVMCNPFYNPGDPIQSKAFDNMVSTMMVQVS, from the exons ATGGCGGTGTGTATCGCTGTCATCGCTAAGGAG AACTATCCTCTGTACATCCGAAGCGTCCCTACGGAAGATGAGCTGAGGTTCCATTACACGGTACACACCTCGCTGGACGTGGTGGAGGACAAGATCTCGTCCGTGAGCAAAGCGCTGGTCGATCAGAGAGAACTCTACCTAGGTCTTCTGTACCCCACTGAAGACTACAAAGT GTATGGTTATGTCACAAATTCCAAGGTGAAGTTTGTCATTGTAGTGGACTCATCGAACACAGCCCTCAGAGACAATGAGATCCGCAGT ATGTTCCGGAAGTTACACAACTCTTACACTGATGTGATGTGTAACCCATTCTATAATCCCGGTGACCCCATACAGTCCAA GGCCTTTGATAACATGGTTTCCACGATGATGGTACAGGTTAGCTGA
- the pabpn1l gene encoding embryonic polyadenylate-binding protein 2: MAEENPGVDEGPGLLDGEFAGDRKVEDPELEAIKARVFEMEQEAEKLKEVQYQTEKQLIMSPQTSFFYPMTPEEKTDADNRSVYVGNVDYGATADELEIHFNGCGPVNRVTILCDKFTGHPKGFAYIEFSERDSVKTAMALDETLFRGRVIKVLPKRTNMPGISSSDRGGHRGARSRGRGFCFSRYNSGFQARYRGRSSRGGGRAQAWYSPY; this comes from the exons ATGGCGGAAGAGAATCCCGGCGTTGACGAGGGACCTGGCCTTCTAGACGGAGAGTTTGCAGGGGATCGTAAGGTGGAAGACCCT gagctggaggcGATCAAAGCCAGGGTTTTTGAAATGGAACAGGAGGCTGAGAAACTGAAGGAAGTGCAGTACCAGACTGAGAAACAGCTCATCATGAGCCCACAGACGA GTTTTTTCTATCCAATGACCCCTGAGGAGAAAACGGATGCAGATAACAGATCAGTCTATGTAGGAAAT GTGGACTATGGTGCAACAGCAGATGAGTTGGAAATTCATTTCAATGGCTGTGGACCAGTTAATCGTGTGACCATCTTATGTGACAAATTCACCGGTCATCCCAAAGG gTTTGCGTATATTGAGTTTTCTGAGAGGGATTCGGTGAAGACTGCTATGGCTCTCGATGAGACATTGTTCCGGGGTCGAGTTATCAAG GTGCTCCCGAAGAGGACGAACATGCCGGGGATCAGCAGCAGTGACCGGGGTGGCCACCGGGGGGCGCGCTCCAGGGGAAGGGGGTTCTGTTTCTCCAGGTACAACAGCGGCTTTCAGGCCAGGTACCGGGGGCGCTCCTCCAG GGGAGGTGGAAGAGCCCAGGCTTGGTATTCTCCTTACTAA
- the cbfa2t3 gene encoding protein CBFA2T3 isoform X2 codes for MQKLATEPLLRKHRRTEIGRLSPCAKAVIPRIPTVNLTSHRTMLEKRCLHALSSSSSTAQCWRKNPTGSTEKKVGTMPDSPADVKTQPRSTPPTMPPPPPAVTQAANRNASFTPTTMLNGSSHSPTALNGAPSTPNGFSNGPAMSSTASLSNQQLPPACGARQLCKLKRFLTTLQQFGNDISPEIGERVRSLVLGLVNSTLTIEEFHAKLQEATNFPLRPFVIPFLKANLPLLQRELLHCARLAKQTPAQYLAQHEQLLLDANASSPLDSSEILLEINEHGKRRTPDRTKENGAERDPLHPEHVAKRPCTVSPSQRYSPSNGLPPHPPPNGLPPHPPNGLPHPTPPPPQHYRLEDMALAHHYRDAYRHSEHRESRDRHRQTAVHGARQEEVIDHRLTDREWAEEWKHLDNLLNCIMDMVEKTRRSLTVLRRCQEADREEMNHWIRRYSDAEDMKKGGSPGQRPPPHNSSSSSSSSASNTSSSSTTLTLEIHRDFLHRPPSGYMPEEIWRKAEEAVNEVKRQAMSELQKAVSDAERKAHEMISAERSKMERALAEAKRQASEDALTVINQQEDSSESCWNCGRKASETCSGCNTARYCGSFCQHKDWEKHHHVCGQGLQGLPGGSGVPLGTPSSSAPSTHSEGTPPAPLSVPSQGGGGSGAGSPKEASSSSASRSTTPATPALLDSASR; via the exons GTAGCACAGAAAAGAAGGTTGGAACGATGCCAGATTCACCTGCTGATGTCAAAACCCAGCCCAGATCAACTCCGCCCACCATGCCGCCGCCGCCCCCCGCTGTCACCCAGGCAGCCAATCGCAACGCGTCCTTCACACCCACCACGA TGTTGAACGGGAGCAGCCACTCGCCTACAGCGCTTAACGGCGCCCCCTCCACGCCCAATGGCTTCAGTAACGGCCCCGCCATGTCCTCCACCGCCTCCCTGTCAAACCAGCAGCTCCCGCCTGCCTGCGGAGCCCGGCAGCTCTGCAAGCTGAAGCGCTTCCTCACCACCCTGCAGCAGTTTGGCAACGACATCTCGCCAGAGATTGGGGAGCGCGTGCGCAGCCTGGTGCTGGGCCTCGTG AATTCCACTCTAACTATTGAGGAGTTTCACGCCAAGCTCCAGGAGGCCACCAACTTCCCTCTGCGGCCTTTTGTGATTCCATTTCTCAAG GCCAACCTGCCCCTGCTGCAGCGGGAGCTGCTGCACTGCGCCCGGCTGGCCAAGCAGACGCCCGCCCAGTACCTGGCGCAGCACGAGCAGCTGCTGCTGGACGCCAACGCCAGCTCCCCCCTCGACTCCTCCGAGATCCTCCTGGAGATCAACGAGCACGGCAAGAGGAGGACACCAGACAG GACCAAAGAGAATGGTGCCGAGAGAGACCCGCTGCACCCCGAACACGTGGCCAAGCGCCCCTGCACAGTGAGCCCCAGCCAGCGCTACAGCCCCAGCAACGGCCTCCCCCCTCACCCACCTCCAAACGGGCTTCCCCCGCACCCCCCCAATGGCCTGCCTCACCCCACCCCCCCGCCACCCCAGCACTACCGCCTGGAGGACATGGCGCTGGCTCATCACTACCGCGACGCCTACCGCCACTCCGAGCACCGCGAGAGCCGCGACCGCCACCGGCAGACGG CCGTGCATGGGGCTCGTCAGGAAGAAGTCATCGATCACCGCTTGACGGATCGGGAGTGGGCAGAGGAGTGGAAGCACCTTGATAAC CTGCTGAACTGCATCATGGACATGGTGGAGAAGACCCGGAGGTCTCTGACCGTCCTGCGCCGCTGCCAGGAGGCCGACCGCGAGGAGATGAACCACTGGATCCGCCGCTACAGCGATGCAGAAGATATGAAAAAAGGTGGGAGCCCTGGCCAGCGCCCTCCTCCTCACAactcgtcctcctcctcctcctcctccgcttCCAACACTTCTAGCAGCTCCACGACACTGACGCTAG AAATTCATCGGGACTTTTTGCACAGACCCCCGTCAGGATACATGCCTGAAGAAATCTGGAGGAAGGCTG AGGAAGCGGTGAATGAGGTGAAGCGGCAGGCCATGTCGGAGCTGCAGAAGGCCGTGTCCGACGCCGAGCGCAAGGCCCACGAGATGATTTCTGCCGAGAGGTCCAAGATGGAGCGGGCGCTGGCGGAGGCCAAGAGACAGGCCTCTGAGGATGCACTGACAGTCATCAACCAGCAGGAGGACTCCAGCGAG AGCTGTtggaactgtgggaggaaggcGAGCGAGACCTGCAGTGGTTGCAACACGGCACGATACTGCGGCTCCTTCTGCCAGCACAAGGACTGGGAAAAGCACCACCATGTGTGCGGGCAGGGCCTGCAGGGCTTACCGGGGGGCAGCGGAGTCCCCCTGGGCACCCCCTCCTCCTCGGCACCCTCCACCCATTCCGAGGGCACCCCACCCGCCCCGCTGTCGGTGCCCAGCCAGGGCGGCGGGGGCAGCGGGGCGGGCAGCCCGAAGGAAGCCAGCTCCAGCAGTGCCTCGCGCTCCACCACCCCCGCCACGCCGGCCCTGCTCGACAGCGCCTCCCGCTGA
- the cbfa2t3 gene encoding protein CBFA2T3 isoform X1 produces the protein MQKLATEPLLRKHRRTEIGRLSPCAKAVIPRIPTVNLTSHRTMLEKRCLHALSSSSSTAQCWRKNPTGSTEKKVGTMPDSPADVKTQPRSTPPTMPPPPPAVTQAANRNASFTPTTMLNGSSHSPTALNGAPSTPNGFSNGPAMSSTASLSNQQLPPACGARQLCKLKRFLTTLQQFGNDISPEIGERVRSLVLGLVNSTLTIEEFHAKLQEATNFPLRPFVIPFLKANLPLLQRELLHCARLAKQTPAQYLAQHEQLLLDANASSPLDSSEILLEINEHGKRRTPDRTKENGAERDPLHPEHVAKRPCTVSPSQRYSPSNGLPPHPPPNGLPPHPPNGLPHPTPPPPQHYRLEDMALAHHYRDAYRHSEHRESRDRHRQTAVHGARQEEVIDHRLTDREWAEEWKHLDNLLNCIMDMVEKTRRSLTVLRRCQEADREEMNHWIRRYSDAEDMKKGGSPGQRPPPHNSSSSSSSSASNTSSSSTTLTLEIHRDFLHRPPSGYMPEEIWRKAGTTSIPLSPALKQLQSKQEEAVNEVKRQAMSELQKAVSDAERKAHEMISAERSKMERALAEAKRQASEDALTVINQQEDSSESCWNCGRKASETCSGCNTARYCGSFCQHKDWEKHHHVCGQGLQGLPGGSGVPLGTPSSSAPSTHSEGTPPAPLSVPSQGGGGSGAGSPKEASSSSASRSTTPATPALLDSASR, from the exons GTAGCACAGAAAAGAAGGTTGGAACGATGCCAGATTCACCTGCTGATGTCAAAACCCAGCCCAGATCAACTCCGCCCACCATGCCGCCGCCGCCCCCCGCTGTCACCCAGGCAGCCAATCGCAACGCGTCCTTCACACCCACCACGA TGTTGAACGGGAGCAGCCACTCGCCTACAGCGCTTAACGGCGCCCCCTCCACGCCCAATGGCTTCAGTAACGGCCCCGCCATGTCCTCCACCGCCTCCCTGTCAAACCAGCAGCTCCCGCCTGCCTGCGGAGCCCGGCAGCTCTGCAAGCTGAAGCGCTTCCTCACCACCCTGCAGCAGTTTGGCAACGACATCTCGCCAGAGATTGGGGAGCGCGTGCGCAGCCTGGTGCTGGGCCTCGTG AATTCCACTCTAACTATTGAGGAGTTTCACGCCAAGCTCCAGGAGGCCACCAACTTCCCTCTGCGGCCTTTTGTGATTCCATTTCTCAAG GCCAACCTGCCCCTGCTGCAGCGGGAGCTGCTGCACTGCGCCCGGCTGGCCAAGCAGACGCCCGCCCAGTACCTGGCGCAGCACGAGCAGCTGCTGCTGGACGCCAACGCCAGCTCCCCCCTCGACTCCTCCGAGATCCTCCTGGAGATCAACGAGCACGGCAAGAGGAGGACACCAGACAG GACCAAAGAGAATGGTGCCGAGAGAGACCCGCTGCACCCCGAACACGTGGCCAAGCGCCCCTGCACAGTGAGCCCCAGCCAGCGCTACAGCCCCAGCAACGGCCTCCCCCCTCACCCACCTCCAAACGGGCTTCCCCCGCACCCCCCCAATGGCCTGCCTCACCCCACCCCCCCGCCACCCCAGCACTACCGCCTGGAGGACATGGCGCTGGCTCATCACTACCGCGACGCCTACCGCCACTCCGAGCACCGCGAGAGCCGCGACCGCCACCGGCAGACGG CCGTGCATGGGGCTCGTCAGGAAGAAGTCATCGATCACCGCTTGACGGATCGGGAGTGGGCAGAGGAGTGGAAGCACCTTGATAAC CTGCTGAACTGCATCATGGACATGGTGGAGAAGACCCGGAGGTCTCTGACCGTCCTGCGCCGCTGCCAGGAGGCCGACCGCGAGGAGATGAACCACTGGATCCGCCGCTACAGCGATGCAGAAGATATGAAAAAAGGTGGGAGCCCTGGCCAGCGCCCTCCTCCTCACAactcgtcctcctcctcctcctcctccgcttCCAACACTTCTAGCAGCTCCACGACACTGACGCTAG AAATTCATCGGGACTTTTTGCACAGACCCCCGTCAGGATACATGCCTGAAGAAATCTGGAGGAAGGCTG GTACTACAAGTATCCCGCTATCACCAGCACTAAAGCAACTACAAAGCAAGCAGG AGGAAGCGGTGAATGAGGTGAAGCGGCAGGCCATGTCGGAGCTGCAGAAGGCCGTGTCCGACGCCGAGCGCAAGGCCCACGAGATGATTTCTGCCGAGAGGTCCAAGATGGAGCGGGCGCTGGCGGAGGCCAAGAGACAGGCCTCTGAGGATGCACTGACAGTCATCAACCAGCAGGAGGACTCCAGCGAG AGCTGTtggaactgtgggaggaaggcGAGCGAGACCTGCAGTGGTTGCAACACGGCACGATACTGCGGCTCCTTCTGCCAGCACAAGGACTGGGAAAAGCACCACCATGTGTGCGGGCAGGGCCTGCAGGGCTTACCGGGGGGCAGCGGAGTCCCCCTGGGCACCCCCTCCTCCTCGGCACCCTCCACCCATTCCGAGGGCACCCCACCCGCCCCGCTGTCGGTGCCCAGCCAGGGCGGCGGGGGCAGCGGGGCGGGCAGCCCGAAGGAAGCCAGCTCCAGCAGTGCCTCGCGCTCCACCACCCCCGCCACGCCGGCCCTGCTCGACAGCGCCTCCCGCTGA
- the cbfa2t3 gene encoding protein CBFA2T3 isoform X5, producing MPDSPADVKTQPRSTPPTMPPPPPAVTQAANRNASFTPTTMLNGSSHSPTALNGAPSTPNGFSNGPAMSSTASLSNQQLPPACGARQLCKLKRFLTTLQQFGNDISPEIGERVRSLVLGLVNSTLTIEEFHAKLQEATNFPLRPFVIPFLKANLPLLQRELLHCARLAKQTPAQYLAQHEQLLLDANASSPLDSSEILLEINEHGKRRTPDRTKENGAERDPLHPEHVAKRPCTVSPSQRYSPSNGLPPHPPPNGLPPHPPNGLPHPTPPPPQHYRLEDMALAHHYRDAYRHSEHRESRDRHRQTAVHGARQEEVIDHRLTDREWAEEWKHLDNLLNCIMDMVEKTRRSLTVLRRCQEADREEMNHWIRRYSDAEDMKKGGSPGQRPPPHNSSSSSSSSASNTSSSSTTLTLEIHRDFLHRPPSGYMPEEIWRKAGTTSIPLSPALKQLQSKQEEAVNEVKRQAMSELQKAVSDAERKAHEMISAERSKMERALAEAKRQASEDALTVINQQEDSSESCWNCGRKASETCSGCNTARYCGSFCQHKDWEKHHHVCGQGLQGLPGGSGVPLGTPSSSAPSTHSEGTPPAPLSVPSQGGGGSGAGSPKEASSSSASRSTTPATPALLDSASR from the exons ATGCCAGATTCACCTGCTGATGTCAAAACCCAGCCCAGATCAACTCCGCCCACCATGCCGCCGCCGCCCCCCGCTGTCACCCAGGCAGCCAATCGCAACGCGTCCTTCACACCCACCACGA TGTTGAACGGGAGCAGCCACTCGCCTACAGCGCTTAACGGCGCCCCCTCCACGCCCAATGGCTTCAGTAACGGCCCCGCCATGTCCTCCACCGCCTCCCTGTCAAACCAGCAGCTCCCGCCTGCCTGCGGAGCCCGGCAGCTCTGCAAGCTGAAGCGCTTCCTCACCACCCTGCAGCAGTTTGGCAACGACATCTCGCCAGAGATTGGGGAGCGCGTGCGCAGCCTGGTGCTGGGCCTCGTG AATTCCACTCTAACTATTGAGGAGTTTCACGCCAAGCTCCAGGAGGCCACCAACTTCCCTCTGCGGCCTTTTGTGATTCCATTTCTCAAG GCCAACCTGCCCCTGCTGCAGCGGGAGCTGCTGCACTGCGCCCGGCTGGCCAAGCAGACGCCCGCCCAGTACCTGGCGCAGCACGAGCAGCTGCTGCTGGACGCCAACGCCAGCTCCCCCCTCGACTCCTCCGAGATCCTCCTGGAGATCAACGAGCACGGCAAGAGGAGGACACCAGACAG GACCAAAGAGAATGGTGCCGAGAGAGACCCGCTGCACCCCGAACACGTGGCCAAGCGCCCCTGCACAGTGAGCCCCAGCCAGCGCTACAGCCCCAGCAACGGCCTCCCCCCTCACCCACCTCCAAACGGGCTTCCCCCGCACCCCCCCAATGGCCTGCCTCACCCCACCCCCCCGCCACCCCAGCACTACCGCCTGGAGGACATGGCGCTGGCTCATCACTACCGCGACGCCTACCGCCACTCCGAGCACCGCGAGAGCCGCGACCGCCACCGGCAGACGG CCGTGCATGGGGCTCGTCAGGAAGAAGTCATCGATCACCGCTTGACGGATCGGGAGTGGGCAGAGGAGTGGAAGCACCTTGATAAC CTGCTGAACTGCATCATGGACATGGTGGAGAAGACCCGGAGGTCTCTGACCGTCCTGCGCCGCTGCCAGGAGGCCGACCGCGAGGAGATGAACCACTGGATCCGCCGCTACAGCGATGCAGAAGATATGAAAAAAGGTGGGAGCCCTGGCCAGCGCCCTCCTCCTCACAactcgtcctcctcctcctcctcctccgcttCCAACACTTCTAGCAGCTCCACGACACTGACGCTAG AAATTCATCGGGACTTTTTGCACAGACCCCCGTCAGGATACATGCCTGAAGAAATCTGGAGGAAGGCTG GTACTACAAGTATCCCGCTATCACCAGCACTAAAGCAACTACAAAGCAAGCAGG AGGAAGCGGTGAATGAGGTGAAGCGGCAGGCCATGTCGGAGCTGCAGAAGGCCGTGTCCGACGCCGAGCGCAAGGCCCACGAGATGATTTCTGCCGAGAGGTCCAAGATGGAGCGGGCGCTGGCGGAGGCCAAGAGACAGGCCTCTGAGGATGCACTGACAGTCATCAACCAGCAGGAGGACTCCAGCGAG AGCTGTtggaactgtgggaggaaggcGAGCGAGACCTGCAGTGGTTGCAACACGGCACGATACTGCGGCTCCTTCTGCCAGCACAAGGACTGGGAAAAGCACCACCATGTGTGCGGGCAGGGCCTGCAGGGCTTACCGGGGGGCAGCGGAGTCCCCCTGGGCACCCCCTCCTCCTCGGCACCCTCCACCCATTCCGAGGGCACCCCACCCGCCCCGCTGTCGGTGCCCAGCCAGGGCGGCGGGGGCAGCGGGGCGGGCAGCCCGAAGGAAGCCAGCTCCAGCAGTGCCTCGCGCTCCACCACCCCCGCCACGCCGGCCCTGCTCGACAGCGCCTCCCGCTGA
- the cbfa2t3 gene encoding protein CBFA2T3 isoform X3: MQKLATEPLLRKHRRTEIGRLSPCAKAVIPRIPTVNLTSHRTMLEKRCLHALSSSSSTAQCWRKNPTGSTEKKVGTMPDSPADVKTQPRSTPPTMPPPPPAVTQAANRNASFTPTTMLNGSSHSPTALNGAPSTPNGFSNGPAMSSTASLSNQQLPPACGARQLCKLKRFLTTLQQFGNDISPEIGERVRSLVLGLVNSTLTIEEFHAKLQEATNFPLRPFVIPFLKANLPLLQRELLHCARLAKQTPAQYLAQHEQLLLDANASSPLDSSEILLEINEHGKRRTPDRTKENGAERDPLHPEHVAKRPCTVSPSQRYSPSNGLPPHPPPNGLPPHPPNGLPHPTPPPPQHYRLEDMALAHHYRDAYRHSEHRESRDRHRQTAVHGARQEEVIDHRLTDREWAEEWKHLDNLLNCIMDMVEKTRRSLTVLRRCQEADREEMNHWIRRYSDAEDMKKEIHRDFLHRPPSGYMPEEIWRKAGTTSIPLSPALKQLQSKQEEAVNEVKRQAMSELQKAVSDAERKAHEMISAERSKMERALAEAKRQASEDALTVINQQEDSSESCWNCGRKASETCSGCNTARYCGSFCQHKDWEKHHHVCGQGLQGLPGGSGVPLGTPSSSAPSTHSEGTPPAPLSVPSQGGGGSGAGSPKEASSSSASRSTTPATPALLDSASR; the protein is encoded by the exons GTAGCACAGAAAAGAAGGTTGGAACGATGCCAGATTCACCTGCTGATGTCAAAACCCAGCCCAGATCAACTCCGCCCACCATGCCGCCGCCGCCCCCCGCTGTCACCCAGGCAGCCAATCGCAACGCGTCCTTCACACCCACCACGA TGTTGAACGGGAGCAGCCACTCGCCTACAGCGCTTAACGGCGCCCCCTCCACGCCCAATGGCTTCAGTAACGGCCCCGCCATGTCCTCCACCGCCTCCCTGTCAAACCAGCAGCTCCCGCCTGCCTGCGGAGCCCGGCAGCTCTGCAAGCTGAAGCGCTTCCTCACCACCCTGCAGCAGTTTGGCAACGACATCTCGCCAGAGATTGGGGAGCGCGTGCGCAGCCTGGTGCTGGGCCTCGTG AATTCCACTCTAACTATTGAGGAGTTTCACGCCAAGCTCCAGGAGGCCACCAACTTCCCTCTGCGGCCTTTTGTGATTCCATTTCTCAAG GCCAACCTGCCCCTGCTGCAGCGGGAGCTGCTGCACTGCGCCCGGCTGGCCAAGCAGACGCCCGCCCAGTACCTGGCGCAGCACGAGCAGCTGCTGCTGGACGCCAACGCCAGCTCCCCCCTCGACTCCTCCGAGATCCTCCTGGAGATCAACGAGCACGGCAAGAGGAGGACACCAGACAG GACCAAAGAGAATGGTGCCGAGAGAGACCCGCTGCACCCCGAACACGTGGCCAAGCGCCCCTGCACAGTGAGCCCCAGCCAGCGCTACAGCCCCAGCAACGGCCTCCCCCCTCACCCACCTCCAAACGGGCTTCCCCCGCACCCCCCCAATGGCCTGCCTCACCCCACCCCCCCGCCACCCCAGCACTACCGCCTGGAGGACATGGCGCTGGCTCATCACTACCGCGACGCCTACCGCCACTCCGAGCACCGCGAGAGCCGCGACCGCCACCGGCAGACGG CCGTGCATGGGGCTCGTCAGGAAGAAGTCATCGATCACCGCTTGACGGATCGGGAGTGGGCAGAGGAGTGGAAGCACCTTGATAAC CTGCTGAACTGCATCATGGACATGGTGGAGAAGACCCGGAGGTCTCTGACCGTCCTGCGCCGCTGCCAGGAGGCCGACCGCGAGGAGATGAACCACTGGATCCGCCGCTACAGCGATGCAGAAGATATGAAAAAAG AAATTCATCGGGACTTTTTGCACAGACCCCCGTCAGGATACATGCCTGAAGAAATCTGGAGGAAGGCTG GTACTACAAGTATCCCGCTATCACCAGCACTAAAGCAACTACAAAGCAAGCAGG AGGAAGCGGTGAATGAGGTGAAGCGGCAGGCCATGTCGGAGCTGCAGAAGGCCGTGTCCGACGCCGAGCGCAAGGCCCACGAGATGATTTCTGCCGAGAGGTCCAAGATGGAGCGGGCGCTGGCGGAGGCCAAGAGACAGGCCTCTGAGGATGCACTGACAGTCATCAACCAGCAGGAGGACTCCAGCGAG AGCTGTtggaactgtgggaggaaggcGAGCGAGACCTGCAGTGGTTGCAACACGGCACGATACTGCGGCTCCTTCTGCCAGCACAAGGACTGGGAAAAGCACCACCATGTGTGCGGGCAGGGCCTGCAGGGCTTACCGGGGGGCAGCGGAGTCCCCCTGGGCACCCCCTCCTCCTCGGCACCCTCCACCCATTCCGAGGGCACCCCACCCGCCCCGCTGTCGGTGCCCAGCCAGGGCGGCGGGGGCAGCGGGGCGGGCAGCCCGAAGGAAGCCAGCTCCAGCAGTGCCTCGCGCTCCACCACCCCCGCCACGCCGGCCCTGCTCGACAGCGCCTCCCGCTGA